The window TCTACGAGGCGTCCCGGTATCTGCTGGATGCCGGGGGCAAGCGACTCCGGCCGACGGTCCTGTTGACGACCGCGGAGGCGCTGGCCGACGTCGAGCCGCTGTCGACCGATTACCGGGAGTTCCCGACGCTTTACGACGACGTGAATGCGGACGCGAACGCAGACGCGACCGACACCATCGACGTGATGGACGCCGCCGTCAGCGTCGAAGTCATCCAGTCGTTCACCCTGATCCACGACGACATCATGGACGACGACGACCTCCGACGGGGCGTCCCCGCCGTCCACCGCGAATACGACCTCGAGACGGCGATCCTCGCCGGCGACACGCTCTACTCGAAGGCCTTCGAGATCATGCTCGGGACCGGCGCGGAGCCGTCCCGGAGCGTCGAGGCGCTGGAGGTCCTCGCGACCACCTGCACGAAGATCTGTGAGGGCCAGTCGCTCGACGTCACCTTCGAGCAACGAACGGACGTCACCCCCGAGGAGTACCTCGAGATGGTCGAACAGAAGACCGCCGTGCTGTACGCGGCGTCTGCCTGTCTGCCGGCCATCCTGCTGGGTGCGGACGACGAGACCGTCGACGCGCTGTACGGCTACGGGCTGGACATCGGCCGGGCGTTCCAGATCCAGGACGACGTGCTCGACCTGACGGTCCCGAGCGATCAGCTCGGCAAACAGCGGGGCAGCGACCTCGTCGAGAACAAGCAGACGCTGATCACCGTCCACGCCCGGGATCAGGGCGTCGACGTCGACTCGCTCGTCGACACCGACGACGTCGACTCCGTCACCGAGGCCGAGATCGACGACGCGGTCGCCGAACTCGAGGCGGCGGGCTCGATCTCCTACGCCAACGAGAAGGCACGTGACCTGGTCGACCAGGGCAAGCGGCGACTCGAGGTCCTGCCGGACAACGAGGCGCGACACCTGCTCGAGGAGCTTGCGGATTACCTGATCGAGCGCGGTTACTGACGCCGACGCCGACGCCGCGCCGGTCGTTCTTTTCGGACACAGCGACAGCGAGTCCCGGAGTCTCGAGCGGCTGCTCCAGCTGACTCCCTTTTAAATTCAGACCACCAGCGAGACCGCCAGCCCGATCAGCACGACCCCGAGCGCGAGCTTCAGCCGATCCGCGGTGATCCGGTGGGCGAGCCACCAGCCGAGGCCGACGCCCCCGAGGTAGGCGGCCGTGATCGGCACGAACAGCGACGCGACGACCGCGTCCCGGAGCAGGTAGTTGACCGAGGTAAACAGCGCGGTGAAGACGACGACGATCTGCGTGACGGCGATGGTCACGAGCATCGGCACGCCGACCAGGACGAGCGCGGGGGCCGACAGCGCGGCCCCACCGATCCCCAGGAGGCCGCCGAAGACGCCGATCACGAGCCCGATCCCGGCGAACGCGGCGAGACCGCGTCCGTCCCGGCCGAGTTCGAGGCGGGGCTCGAGGTCGCGGTGTTCCCGGTAGACGATGTTTGCACCGACGACTGCGAGCAGCGCGGCGAGCACGAACCCGTAGGCGCGCCGCGAGAGGTAGGCGTTTGCCCGGACGCCGAGCCACGTGCCGACGGCGGCGGCCGCGCTGACCGCGCCCGCGATCGGCCAGTCGATCTCGCCCGACCGCGCGTAGACGACGCTGCCGAACACCGCGCCGACGGTGAAGATCGCACTGGACGTGCCCGCGACCTCGTCGCTCGAGAGCGACGTCAGGAGGTAGAGTCCAGTGACGATGAGGATCCCGCCGGGGCCGATCGTGGCGACGATCACGCCGCCGAGAAAGGCAAGCGCGAGCAGGGCGACCAGCACCTCGAGGGTGACGACCACGGTCTCGACGCCCGATAGCCGACTCGGTCGGTTAACGGCTTTCCTTGCTGGTGTGGGCGGGTCTTCCGGTCCTCCCGTGCGGTTTCGCGGCCGGTTCCGTACTCCCGAACGGCGAGGGCTGGACCCGATCGACCATGGATCGATGGGGCGATCCGACCGGCTTCCGGACCCCGCCGCAGTACGGCGTTTCGAAAGGTGCCGGTTGAATATTCCGGGCGTGGACACTCATCTCCCCGACCGTTGGCTGTAGGTGGACTACACTCAGTGACGCCCGCACTCGTCCGATTTTCGGGATCGGGCATACGACCCTCCATGACACGAATACACCCACACTCCGACGAGGCACAGCGTATCGAATCCCCACGGAAATCGTTCGTCAGCGTCCGACACCTGCGACGAATCGACCGCCGAACGGCGAGGGCCGACGGATGAGTATCCGCAATATCTCTTCGGTCGACTACGTCGCCGGACAGGTTCAGCAGTACGGACTGGCGTTCGTGATGGTCGCCAGCTACTTCGGCTCCGGATCGGTGTTCATCGCGAGCCAGGCGGGCGTGATGCACGGCTACACGCTGTTGTGGGCCGTCGTCGGCGCCGCGCTGCTCGGCTTCATGGCCCAGGACATGAGCGCCCGACTGGGGATCCACGGCGAGCCCCTGATGATATTCGTCCGGGAGAAACTCGGCCGGCCAGGGGCCACGGCGATCGCGGTATTCCTCTCGATCGGCTGTATCGCGTGGACCCTCGGTCTCGTCGCCGCTGTCGGCGCGGGCGTCTCGTTCCTGCTCGGCGGCGCGATCGGCTGGCAACCGATCGCCGTCGTGACGACGTTCGCGGCGATCGGCGTCGGCCTGCTGAACTACGACACCGTCGAGAACGTGATGATCGGGATGATGCTGTCGCTGATGGTCATCTACGTGATCGTCGCGCTTCCGAGCGGCGCGAATCCCGGCGACATCGCCGTCGGGTTCGTCCCGACGATGGACACGTTCGGCGCGCTTGCGATGGCCGCCGGTCTGCTCGGGACGACCGCCCTGTGGCCCAACTTCTTCCTCGAGTCGATCCTCGTCCACCAGAAGGGGTGGACGGAACAGAGCGATCTGCCCGACGCGCGGGAGGACCTGGCGATCGGCTACGCCGTCGGCGGCGTAACGACGATCGCGATCCTGATCGCCGCCGCGGCGCTCCTGCGCCCGATGGGCTTTACGCAACTCGAGACGTTCATCACGCCCGGCGAGGCGCTGGTCGAGGTGCTGGGCGTGTGGGCCATGGTGCTGTTCGTCGGCGGCGTCATCGCGGCCGCGTTCAACAGCATTATCCCGATCATGTGGGCACCCGCGTACATGGTCCCGCAGGCGGCCGGAGTGGACGTCCAGAAGGGCGACCGGCTGTTCAAAATCGTCTTCGCGAGCCTGACCGGCGTGGGCGTACTCTCGCCCATGATCAGCCGGATCCTGGACCTCTCGGTCGTCGACATGGTGATCCTGTTCCCGATGTACAACGGGATCTTCGGGTTGCCGGTCGCTGCCGTTCTGCTGTTCTGGGCGGTCAACGACCGCGAGACGATGGGCGAGTACCGCAACTCGTTGAAGCTGAACGTCGTCAACGCGTCGCTTGTGTTGTTGGCCATCGTGCTCGCCGCCCTGTCGATGCAGGACTTCCTGGACCTGATCACCGGCGGCGGGTTCTGAGCCGCTCCTGATCCCGTTCCCGAGGGTTCGTGGCTCGGCGCGCGACCGGAATCGGCGAGCCGACACCGCGGGGGTTTTGGTCCGGGCACGAATACCGCTCGATAATGAACGACGATTTGCGCGAGCGCGTCGAGCGCGAGGCCGAGAAACACGCGCTGTTGAACGCAGTCAAACACGAGAGCGACGCCGACGTCGGCGCGATCATGGGGCCGCTGATGGGCGACAACCCCGAGTTCCGCGAGCACGGCGACGAGATTCCGGGCGTCATCGGCGGCGTCGTCGGCCGGGTCAACGACCTCCCCTACGAGGAGAAACGGGAGCGACTCGAGGAACTCGCCCCCGACGAACTCGAGGAGATCGAGGCCGAAGAGGAAGACGAACACGACCTCCCGGACCTCCCGAACGCCGCGGAGCCGAGCTCCGCGAGCCCTGACTCGCAAACTCATCAGGACGCCGAGGAGTACGACGAGGTCCGGATGCGCTGTGCGCCGAACCCGAACGGCCCCTGGCACGTCGGCCACGCCCGGATGCCCGCCGTCATCGGTACCTACCGCGAGCGCTACGACGGCTGGTTCTGCGTTCGGTTCGACGACACCGACCCCGAGACCAAGCGGCCCGACCTCGAGGCCTACGACGCCATCCTCGAGGACCTCGAGTATCTCGGGTTCGAACCCGACGCGGTCTATCGGGCGAGCGACCGCCTCGAGATCTACTACGACCACGCCCGCGAACTGATCGAGCTCGGCGGCGCCTACACCTGCTCCTGTTCGGGCGAGGAGTTCTCGGACCTGAAGAACGCGGGCGAGCCCTGTCCGCACCGCGACAAGGACGAGGAGACCGTCCGCGAGGAGTTCGAGGCGATGGTCGACGGCGAGTACGAGAGCGGCGAGATGGTCCTGCGGGTCAAGACCGACATCGAGCACAAGAACCCCGCACTCCGGGATTGGGTCGCGTTCCGGATGATCGATACGCCACACCCACGGGAGGAGGCAAGCGAGTACCGCTGCTGGCCGATGCTCGACTTCCAGTCGGGAATCGACGACCAGCTGACCGGCGTCACCCACATCATTCGCGGCATCGACCTGCAGGACTCCGCCAAGCGCCAGCAGTTCGTCTACGACTACTTCGGCTGGGAGTACCCCGAGGTCGTCCACTGGGGCCACGTCCAACTGGACGCCTACGACGTGAAGATGAGCACCTCCACCATCTCGGAACTGATCGAGGAGGGCGAACTCGACGGCTGGGACGACCCGCGCGCGCCGACGCTCAAGAGCCTCCGCCGACGCGGGATCCGCGGCGAGGCCATCGTCGACGCCATGGTCGAACTCGGCACCTCGACCAGCGACGTCGACCTCGCGATGAGTTCGATCTACGCCAACAACCGCGAACTGATCGACGACGAGACCGACCGCCGGTTCCTCGTCCGCGACGGGACCGAGCTCCCGCTTGGCGGCAGCCCCCCCGAGGAGGCGAACCCGCCGCTGCACCCCGATCACGAGGACCGCGGCGTCCGGGAGATCCCCGTCGGCGACGCCGTCCTGCTCGAGCCCGAGGACGTCCCGGACCGCGAGGGCCGCGTCTGGCTGAAGGGGCTGGGCTGTTTCCAGTACACCCGGGATAGGCTCCAGTACACCGGCGAGGACATCGAGGTCGTCCGCGAGGGCGACGTCGACGTCGTTCACTGGGCCCCCGCCGAGGAGAGCGTTCCCGTCCGAATGCGGACGATGACCGGCGACGTGTCGGGTCGGGCCGAACCCGGAGTCGCCGACCTCGAGAGCGACGAGATGGTTCAGTTCGAGCGAGTCGGTTTCGCCCGGATCGATCGGCACGAGGACGACGAGACGGTCGCCTACTACACGCATCCCTGATCGCGGCCACGGATCGCCTCGAGTCGTCGGAGGGGCGTCGGAGGGGACCGACCGCTATTCCG of the Halobiforma lacisalsi AJ5 genome contains:
- the idsA3 gene encoding geranylfarnesyl diphosphate synthase, whose product is MTTPEAREEAVLEAVRKRRRRVNEAIPEELPVQKPERLYEASRYLLDAGGKRLRPTVLLTTAEALADVEPLSTDYREFPTLYDDVNADANADATDTIDVMDAAVSVEVIQSFTLIHDDIMDDDDLRRGVPAVHREYDLETAILAGDTLYSKAFEIMLGTGAEPSRSVEALEVLATTCTKICEGQSLDVTFEQRTDVTPEEYLEMVEQKTAVLYAASACLPAILLGADDETVDALYGYGLDIGRAFQIQDDVLDLTVPSDQLGKQRGSDLVENKQTLITVHARDQGVDVDSLVDTDDVDSVTEAEIDDAVAELEAAGSISYANEKARDLVDQGKRRLEVLPDNEARHLLEELADYLIERGY
- a CDS encoding sulfite exporter TauE/SafE family protein gives rise to the protein MVVTLEVLVALLALAFLGGVIVATIGPGGILIVTGLYLLTSLSSDEVAGTSSAIFTVGAVFGSVVYARSGEIDWPIAGAVSAAAAVGTWLGVRANAYLSRRAYGFVLAALLAVVGANIVYREHRDLEPRLELGRDGRGLAAFAGIGLVIGVFGGLLGIGGAALSAPALVLVGVPMLVTIAVTQIVVVFTALFTSVNYLLRDAVVASLFVPITAAYLGGVGLGWWLAHRITADRLKLALGVVLIGLAVSLVV
- a CDS encoding NRAMP family divalent metal transporter, which produces MSIRNISSVDYVAGQVQQYGLAFVMVASYFGSGSVFIASQAGVMHGYTLLWAVVGAALLGFMAQDMSARLGIHGEPLMIFVREKLGRPGATAIAVFLSIGCIAWTLGLVAAVGAGVSFLLGGAIGWQPIAVVTTFAAIGVGLLNYDTVENVMIGMMLSLMVIYVIVALPSGANPGDIAVGFVPTMDTFGALAMAAGLLGTTALWPNFFLESILVHQKGWTEQSDLPDAREDLAIGYAVGGVTTIAILIAAAALLRPMGFTQLETFITPGEALVEVLGVWAMVLFVGGVIAAAFNSIIPIMWAPAYMVPQAAGVDVQKGDRLFKIVFASLTGVGVLSPMISRILDLSVVDMVILFPMYNGIFGLPVAAVLLFWAVNDRETMGEYRNSLKLNVVNASLVLLAIVLAALSMQDFLDLITGGGF
- a CDS encoding glutamate--tRNA ligase is translated as MNDDLRERVEREAEKHALLNAVKHESDADVGAIMGPLMGDNPEFREHGDEIPGVIGGVVGRVNDLPYEEKRERLEELAPDELEEIEAEEEDEHDLPDLPNAAEPSSASPDSQTHQDAEEYDEVRMRCAPNPNGPWHVGHARMPAVIGTYRERYDGWFCVRFDDTDPETKRPDLEAYDAILEDLEYLGFEPDAVYRASDRLEIYYDHARELIELGGAYTCSCSGEEFSDLKNAGEPCPHRDKDEETVREEFEAMVDGEYESGEMVLRVKTDIEHKNPALRDWVAFRMIDTPHPREEASEYRCWPMLDFQSGIDDQLTGVTHIIRGIDLQDSAKRQQFVYDYFGWEYPEVVHWGHVQLDAYDVKMSTSTISELIEEGELDGWDDPRAPTLKSLRRRGIRGEAIVDAMVELGTSTSDVDLAMSSIYANNRELIDDETDRRFLVRDGTELPLGGSPPEEANPPLHPDHEDRGVREIPVGDAVLLEPEDVPDREGRVWLKGLGCFQYTRDRLQYTGEDIEVVREGDVDVVHWAPAEESVPVRMRTMTGDVSGRAEPGVADLESDEMVQFERVGFARIDRHEDDETVAYYTHP